The following is a genomic window from Amycolatopsis australiensis.
GGCCAGCGCCCGCAGCGACCAGTCGACCAGCCGCAACCCGGCAGCCAGCACCGGGGGCCGGACCAGGGAGTTCAGCAGGATCGGCGCGAGCCACGGGTGGCGCCGGTAGGCCCGCCACTGCGCGCGGGCGGCCAGCTCCAGCCGCGGCCGCCAGTCCGCCGGTCCCGGCTCGGGCAGTTCCGCTTCGCCGAGCGCCGCATCCGCCATCAGGCGCAGCAGCTCTTCCTTGCCCGGGACGTGCCGGTAGAGGGCCATCGGCCCGACGCCGAGCTCGGCGGCGAGCCGGCGCATCGACAGCGCGGCGATGCCCTCGGCGTCGGCCAGCCGGACCGCCGCCCGGACGAGGTTGTCCCGGCCCAGCGGCGGTTTCCGCGGCGTCCGGTCGGCGACGACCGTGCCGCTGCCCGAGACGGCACGCACCCAGCCTTCTTCGCGCAGCGTGGCCAGCGCCCTCGCCGCGGTCGCCATCGCGACGCCCCACTCCCGCACCAGCGCGCGCGTCGACGGGACGCGGTCGCCTGGCCGCAGCTCGCCGGCATTGATCCGGCGGCGCAGGTCGGCCGCGATCCGCAGGTACGGCGGCTGCTCGGCCACACATCCTCCGTTCTAGAACACTTCACCCGGACACCTAGAACACTTTCAGGGTAGTCCCCCATTACGCGCCCGCGAGATTGCCGCCTGTCTCGGCCGGTCCATACGCTGCTCTGACAGCGTAAGGAGAGACTCAATGACCACAACCGAAACCCGCGCCCCGGCCGGCACCGCCCCGCGCGCGACACCGTGGTGGCGCCGCCCGTGGGTGTTCCCGCTCGGGCTGATCGTCACGGTCTTCCTGGTGTACTCGCTCCCGCCGTACTTCGGGCTCGACCCGGCCGAGTCGCGCGTCCCGGTGCCCAGCGGCGCCGGCTGGTACTACCCGGCGCTGGTGACGCACATCGGGTTCGCGACCATCGCGATGGTGACCTGCGCGCTGCAGATCTGGCCGTGGCTGCGCCGGAAGCACCCGGTCGCCCACCGCCGGATCGGCCGCGTCTACGTCTTCGCCGGCGCGATCCCCGCCTCGATCGCCGGGTTCGCGATCGCGCTCGCCGCGCCGTTCGGGCCGGTCGGCGCGGTGTCGAACGTGCTGCTGGCGACGCTCTGGTTCGGCTGCACCGTGCAGGGTTACCGGATGGCGCGGGCGCGCCGGTTCGGCGAGCACCGGCGCTGGATGGTCCTCAGCTTCGCGCTGTGCATGTCGATCATCAGCAACCGGGTCTGGGGCGTGGTCTGGGTGATCGCGCTGGGCCCGCAGCTGGACACGACGTTCGGCGGCAGTCCGGCGGCGATGGGGCAGACGATCGCCGGGCTCACGACGTGGACCGGCTGGGTGGTGCCGCTGCTCGTGGCGGAGTGGTGGGTGACGCGGCGGCGGGCCGGGGCGGGTTCCCGCTGAGCGGGGTAGCCCGTTCGGCTGATGGTCCGGACCACAGTAGTGGTCTATACCAATCATGACCGGAATTCCCGCCTCGCGCACCACGCCGTGGAGGTTTCCCATGCGCCTGCGTTCCCTGCTGGCCGGCCTGGCCCTCGTGACCACCGGCTTCGCCGCTCCGGCCGAAGCCGCCGCCGGATCCCCGATCCCCGTCGGGCCCTACGTCGACATGGGCGCGTGGCCGACGCCCAGCCTGTCGGCGATGTCGGCCGCGAGCGGCGTCAAGGGCTTCACGCTAGCCTTCGTCAACTCCTACGGCTGCAGGGCCAGCTGGTTCGGCGCGTACGACCCGCGCACGGCGTGGCAGAAGGACGAGATCACGAAGATCCGCAACGCCGGCGGCGACGTCAAGATCTCCTTCGGCGGCGCGTCGGGCATCGAACTGGCCCAGGCGTGCAGCACGTCCGCGCAGGTCGCGGCGGAGTACGACGCGGTCGTCAAGGCGTACGGCCTGAAGTACGCCGACTTCGACATCGAGGGCGCGGCCGTCGCGGACCCGGCGTCGATCACCCGCCGTTCGCAGGCGCTGAAGACGTTGCAGGGCAACAACCCGGGCTTGAAGATCTCGCTGACGCTGCCGGTGCTGCCGAGCGGCCTGACCGCCGACGGGCTCAACGTCGTCAAGTCCGCCAAGGATGCGGGCGTTTCCCTCGATCTGGTGAACATCATGGCGATGGACTACTACCAGGGCGCGGGCGACCAGGGCGCGAAAGCGATTTCCGCGGCGAAGGCGACGCAGGCCCAGCTGAAGTCGCTGTACGGGCTCAGCGACGCGGCGGCGTGGAAGAAGGTCGGCGTGACCCCGATGATCGGCGTCAACGACTCGCAGAACGAGATCTTGTGAGAGCGAAATGCCCTCTGACCTGGGGATCAGCACCTCGATTCATGGGCTATGAGTAGGCCAGGCCGTCACCAGGCCGTCAGGCCGTCTCTTCGGCTTCTCCACCAGCCTTGCGCGACTTGAACATCTCATCGGCAGCGGCCCGCGCCCGCTCGTGGCTGGTTGCATTTCGACCTTGGGAATGCAAACGAAGCAGTGCAGTCCTGGCGAAAGACGCTGAAGATTGCCAAGGACTCGGGCGACGCCCCTTTGGCGGCGTGCGCGCTCTCCTATTGGAGTTACCTGGCATCGTCGCGGAACGACACCATCCCAGCCGTGCGACTACTACAACAGGCCGAAAGCTACGTTCCTGGTAATACAGCTCCCGCTACCCGCTCGTGGGTAGCGGCGCGCGAGGCCGAGGAACTAAGCCGTCTAGGAAAAGAGACAGAAGCTATGCGCGCACTCGAACGGG
Proteins encoded in this region:
- a CDS encoding TetR/AcrR family transcriptional regulator C-terminal domain-containing protein, producing MAEQPPYLRIAADLRRRINAGELRPGDRVPSTRALVREWGVAMATAARALATLREEGWVRAVSGSGTVVADRTPRKPPLGRDNLVRAAVRLADAEGIAALSMRRLAAELGVGPMALYRHVPGKEELLRLMADAALGEAELPEPGPADWRPRLELAARAQWRAYRRHPWLAPILLNSLVRPPVLAAGLRLVDWSLRALAGTGLRRRVKLQVVMTLNGWVGGLAASNAFEVQAEQDTGISAEQRLAADMALLAEYLGSGRFPVLVEVMSGVEDVGLDEAFEFGLVRQLDGIAVLLERHQSV
- a CDS encoding DUF2306 domain-containing protein, which gives rise to MTTTETRAPAGTAPRATPWWRRPWVFPLGLIVTVFLVYSLPPYFGLDPAESRVPVPSGAGWYYPALVTHIGFATIAMVTCALQIWPWLRRKHPVAHRRIGRVYVFAGAIPASIAGFAIALAAPFGPVGAVSNVLLATLWFGCTVQGYRMARARRFGEHRRWMVLSFALCMSIISNRVWGVVWVIALGPQLDTTFGGSPAAMGQTIAGLTTWTGWVVPLLVAEWWVTRRRAGAGSR
- a CDS encoding chitinase; this encodes MRLRSLLAGLALVTTGFAAPAEAAAGSPIPVGPYVDMGAWPTPSLSAMSAASGVKGFTLAFVNSYGCRASWFGAYDPRTAWQKDEITKIRNAGGDVKISFGGASGIELAQACSTSAQVAAEYDAVVKAYGLKYADFDIEGAAVADPASITRRSQALKTLQGNNPGLKISLTLPVLPSGLTADGLNVVKSAKDAGVSLDLVNIMAMDYYQGAGDQGAKAISAAKATQAQLKSLYGLSDAAAWKKVGVTPMIGVNDSQNEIL